A single region of the Nicotiana sylvestris chromosome 6, ASM39365v2, whole genome shotgun sequence genome encodes:
- the LOC104227561 gene encoding protein MLN51 homolog: MMAGVGEKEVEEYESDPEEAKMSLKMRRREASSDDEEESEKTEKPSRRIDDSDDESEEGQGAAAEYDEEDELEEEEEYVEEEEVYDEGSVGNEESIVVEAEAILGEEDEVVKEVVRELNSGMDDGDGNGDGIVPGEANKPNEPYSVPTAGAFYMHDDRFRENAAAAPHRRTFGGRKLWESKDDWKWGHDKFEELTMEERHYGEGRRTSRGRYRGRGRTRGVERGTSGGRRPATYINDYNQSTDNNQKIQNNASKGVRGRGPSRYRPLSKENIDAPPLNKRSGQSVEKLSHNSNGKASAPVSNFENDGITSAKQGFISSLNYASPPFYPSGPSTKEITVTHKRELQTGTSSHRAQPSLLGGSSAAAQSTAMLRGKDVSGSSGIDKYKMDGPISTVSGKLPSSLHMPPGSSSVNSKQSQPLRGQGRGFNTLPHMNYQYPVPNNQGSRVTQPTKVHSTQQNSAQSRGQPSLQVTQQLVQQSDTGSQSSPPKTGQTMNTFHGELESSSESGKSKSAIVAKGKGSLQGTGRGSALYGGTLVMGTPGSMGSGHVDQNLSATPPYLPVMQFGGQQPGGMRVPAVGMAFPGYVGQNSDMTWLPVLAGAAGALGATYCSPYFAFDGGYHARPSGGQISSLTAAPSKEDSASKPNHERKPEQKTELTNDNPGQRQKNPRRYTEMKFDQ, encoded by the exons ATGATGGCGGGAGTGGGAGAAAAAGAAGTGGAGGAGTACGAGAGCGATCCGGAGGAAGCAAAGATGTCGTTGAAGATGAGGAGGAGAGAGGCAAGTAGTGATGATGAAGAAGAGAGCGAAAAGACAGAAAAGCCCTCAAGGAGGATTGACGACTCTGATGACGAATCAGAGGAAGGACAAGGCGCTGCTGCTGAATACGACGAGGAAGACGAattagaggaagaagaagagtatGTGGAGGAAGAGGAAGTTTATGATGAAGGTAGTGTTGGTAATGAAGAAAGTATTGTTGTTGAAGCAGAAGCAATATTAGGTGAGGAGGATGAAGTAGTAAAGGAAGTAGTGAGGGAATTGAATTCGGGGATGGATGATGGCGATGGCAATGGCGATGGCATTGTTCCGGGAGAGGCGAATAAACCGAATGAACCCTATTCTGTTCCCACTGCCGGTGCTTTCTACATGCACGATGATAGGTTTCGAGAAAATGCTGCAGCTGCCCCACACAG GCGTACATTTGGTGGAAGAAAATTATGGGAATCAAAAGATGATTGGAAATGGGGGCATGACAAGTTTGAAGAGTTGACCATGGAGGAGAGGCATTATGGAGAG GGTAGAAGGACTTCAAGGGGTCGGTATCGAGGTCGTGGTAGAACTCGAGGGGTTGAACGTGGAACTTCAGGGGGGAGAAGACCAGCCACATACATCAACGATTATAATCAGAGTACAGATAATAACCAGAAGATTCAGAACAATGCATCAAAAGGTGTGCGGGGTCGTGGGCCAAGCAGGTATCGACCATTATCTAAGGAAAACATTGATGCTCCTCCACTGAACAAGCG ATCTGGTCAGTCAGTTGAGAAACTTTCTCATAATAGCAATGGCAAAGCATCTGCTCCTGTATCAAATTTCGAAAATGACGGGATTACATCTGCGAAGCAAGGCTTTATATCAAGCTTGAATTATGCTTCTCCTCCATTTTATCCCTCTGGTCCTTCGACTAAAGAAATTACAGTGACACACAAGAGGGAATTGCAAACCGGGACAAGCAGCCACCGTGCACAGCCTTCTCTTTTGGGCGGAAGTTCTGCTGCTGCACAATCAACTGCAATGTTGCGGGGGAAGGATGTGAGTGGCTCTAGCGGCATAGACAAATATAAAATGGATGGTCCTATTTCTACAGTTTCTGGGAAGCTTCCATCCAGCTTACATATGCCTCCTGGTTCCTCATCAGTAAATTCTAAGCAGTCTCAGCCATTGAGAGGCCAAGGAAGAGGATTTAATACATTGCCACATATGAATTACCAATACCCTGTACCCAATAACCAAGGTAGCAGAGTTACTCAGCCAACCAAGGTCCACTCCACTCAGCAAAATTCTGCTCAAAGTCGAGGACAGCCTTCTTTGCAGGTTACCCAGCAGCTTGTGCAGCAATCTGATACTGGATCTCAATCTTCTCCCCCCAAAACAGGACAAACTATGAATACCTTTCATGGAGAGCTCGAGTCTTCTTCGGAGTCGGGTAAATCAAAGAGTGCTATTGTTGCAAAAGGAAAAGGAAGTCTTCAGGGCACTGGAAGGGGGTCAGCTCTCTATGGTGGAACACTAGTTATGGGCACACCTGGAAGCATGGGTAGTGGTCACGTTGATCAAAATTTATCTGCAACTCCACCGTATTTGCCAG TCATGCAATTTGGGGGCCAGCAACCTGGTGGCATGAGGGTGCCTGCTGTTGGCATGGCCTTCCCTGGATATGTTGGCCAGAACTCTGATATGACATG GTTGCCAGTGCTAGCTGGGGCTGCAGGAGCATTGGGCGCAACATACTGTTCACCATATTTTGCTTTTGATGGTGGTTATCATGCTCGACCATCTGGTGGGCAGATATCATCTCTTACTGCTGCTCCAAG CAAAGAGGATAGCGCCAGTAAACCAAACCATGAAAGGAAGCCTGAACAGAAGACTG AGCTAACTAATGATAATCCCGGACAGCGACAGAAGAACCCCCGCAG ATATACAGAGATGAAGTTTGACCAATGA